The following proteins are co-located in the Phyllostomus discolor isolate MPI-MPIP mPhyDis1 chromosome 1, mPhyDis1.pri.v3, whole genome shotgun sequence genome:
- the LOC118499766 gene encoding C-X-C motif chemokine 15-like isoform X2 has product MAAESSRTYLLLAVLVLGIFADPCESQELRCQCIQTHSSFIPVKFISKVQLILEGASCSRKEIIVTLKSGKLVCLDPEAEWVKTIIKKILDRTSN; this is encoded by the exons ATGGCTGCTGAGAGCTCACGAACATACCTACTTCTGGCGGTCCTTGTCCTGGGTATCTTTG CTGATCCCTGTGAGAGCCAAGAGTTGCGATGTCAGTGTATTCAGACccattcttcttttattcctgtcAAATTCATCTCAAAAGTTCAGCTGATCCTTGAAGGTGCCTCCTGCAGCAGAAAAGAAATTAT AGTCACACTGAAAAGTGGAAAATTAGTTTGTTTGGATCCTGAAGCTGAATGGGTGAAGACCATTATCAAAAAGATTTTAGACAG AACCTCTAACTGA
- the LOC118499766 gene encoding C-X-C motif chemokine 15-like isoform X1, whose amino-acid sequence MAAESSRTYLLLAVLVLGIFADPCESQELRCQCIQTHSSFIPVKFISKVQLILEGASCSRKEIIVTLKSGKLVCLDPEAEWVKTIIKKILDSSRNETPSGICKLMVGAGVMGTGR is encoded by the exons ATGGCTGCTGAGAGCTCACGAACATACCTACTTCTGGCGGTCCTTGTCCTGGGTATCTTTG CTGATCCCTGTGAGAGCCAAGAGTTGCGATGTCAGTGTATTCAGACccattcttcttttattcctgtcAAATTCATCTCAAAAGTTCAGCTGATCCTTGAAGGTGCCTCCTGCAGCAGAAAAGAAATTAT AGTCACACTGAAAAGTGGAAAATTAGTTTGTTTGGATCCTGAAGCTGAATGGGTGAAGACCATTATCAAAAAGATTTTAGACAG TTCTAGAAACGAAACCCCAAGTGGAATTTGCAAACTGATGGTCGGAGCAGGTGTCATGGGGACTGGCAGGTGA